The genomic region ATATACGGATACTCAAAGTTAGCAGCAAAAGCAGAACCGGCCGTAACAACCGCTATAGATAAAATTGTTAAAAGCTTTTTCATCTCTAATTCCTCCTCCCTCTTTTATTGTGAAAGATAATCAGCAATTAGCTGTTGAGCCACAGTGTCGTTGGCACTTATTTGAATATCTGTAGCCGTATCAAGCGTACTATTTGTACATGGTGTCCACGTGCCATTTACTTCACACTGGCATGCAGATGGATCTGGCTCACAAATATCCCTTTTAATATCTAAGAGACTCTCCTCTACATCCGTATCGCCGGTAACAGCAGCCACCGTAGATGTTCCATTGTTAAGAAGTTCTACAAGACTGTCAGTAACAGTAAACGTTTCATTATTGGAAACCACAGGACAGGGGAAGCATTGTGCTGTTTCATTTGCAGCATCACAAACTGTTCCGTTGTTCGCATAACAGAGTCCGCTCGTTAAAGCAACAACAGAAGTTGTTCCTGTTCTATCAATAACCTTGTAATCAAAATGATTTCCTTCAGATGTACAGTTTGCAGTAGCATTAATGGTAAATTTAACAACTTCAAATGTCTTATTGCTGTAACCAAAAGTAAAGTTACCTAAAGATGAATAATTGTCACAGTTTGTCACGTTACCTGTTGCTGCATACTCTAAAGCACAGGCACTAAACTGTGCACTATCTAAAAAGTCATTTTCATCTGTATCCTGTTCACATGTAAGAGTGGTATTATCTGCCCAGGTCTCTATAGCATCAGCCACATCTTCACCAAGGGTGGATTCAAAAAGAGAAACAAACGAAGTCGTAGCCTGAGCAAAATCGGCAATTCCTTTAAAGAAACATGCGTCCTGTTCCACAAGTGTAAGATTAGGACTGCTGCAGTTAACACTACCAAGAAAGGAAAGAGCTCTAAAGTAGTAATCTCTTGACTTTGCAAGATAGATAAGATTTTTTCCTCCCTGACTTTCGGCTACACTCTTAAGAAACGATGAAAAAGGATCACTATCATCATCACTATTGAGAATATCTGTTATAAGGCCTGGAATGTCGTATCCGGCTTTACCAAGGTACGCGGCGCCAAGGTTAATATTTTTCTCTGCAGGATCAAATGCATTTTTACATTCACCGTTAAGCAGAGCTATCGCCTCATCGTAATCCTGCTTATCCAGTGCTTTCGTTACTTTGTACTCACATGCTTCCGTGCTGTCTTTATTGCTTAATGTTTCAAAACCATTACAACCTGAAAGAGCAAAAATACTTACAAAAAGCGACAAGGCAAGAAGCTTTCTCATAATAGCCCCCTATGAGAATTTTATAATTTAAAGTTATTTTATCAAAAAATTGGACTGATAATCTTTAGACCGACCAAACTGCAGTTTTTCCGGCTTTTAAAATTCTCGTTTTAAACCCTTGAAATTTATTTGATTATTGTCTAAATTATAATTAAACCTAAACGGAGGAGAACATGAAAGATCTACTTGGCAGAGAGATAAAAGACCTATCTGAAGAACTATGGTGGGGTGTGAAAAGAAAAGAGATCGAATGGTATCCTGAAATAGATTATCAGAAGTGCATAGGCTGTGGCATCTGCTTCATCACATGTGCCGGCAAAAAGGTATTTGATTGGGACATTGAGAAAAACAGACCTATAGTCTCAAGACCTTACAACTGTATGGTTGGTTGTACAACATGTAAAACACTTTGCCCTGTAGATGCTATTTCGTTTCCCGATAAAAACTACATAAGGAAATTAGTCAAAGAACTAAACCTTCTTCAAAAAGCAAAAGAAAAAATAACAAAGGCTATTTCCACACAAAAATAAGACTTTTATCCACTTTTAACATTTCAGGGGCAAGAGCCCCTTCTTTTTCTAATATTGCAATCCTTAATATGTTAAAATCTCCTTTCCAATGAAACTCTAACTTTATCAGGAGGAGAGGTGATGAAAAAATTTCTAAATGCCTTTTTTCTTTGTCTCTTTTCCCTCTTCTTCGCGGTTTCAGCACAGGCAAAAGACTTCATATTTGGTGTTCTCTTAGTAGGGCCTTACAATGACCACGGATGGAGTCAGGCACATTATGAAGCTGCGAAAGAGGTAGAAAAAGAGCTCAAAGGTGTAAAAATGATCTACATTGACAAAGTCAATCCTGCAGACCGTCCGGGCGTCACAATTCCCGAACTTGTGGATGACCTTGTTGACAAAGGAGCCAAGCTTATCATTGCCAACTCTGACGACATGAAAGATGGGATAAGAGAAGCAGCCCTGGAACACCCTGACATCTACTTTGTTCATATTTCCGGCGATGATGCGTTAACAGGAAAAGCTCCTAAAAACCTTTCAAACCTCATGGGTAAGATGATATACGGAAAGATGATGGCAGGTTTTGTAGCCGCCATGACAACAAGAACAGGAAAAATTGGCTACCTTGGTCCCCTTATCAACGACGAAACAAGAAGACTCGCCGTATCTGCATACCTTGGTGCAAGATATGCATGGGTAAATGTTCTTCATAGAGATCCTTCCAAACTCCACTTTAAGGTTAACTGGATAGGTTTCTGGTTTAACATTCCTGGCGTTACTGCAGATCCAACACAGGTAAGCCAGAATTTCTACGATAACGGATATGATGTAGTTATCTCCGGTATAGATACAACAGAAGCTCTCGTTGTTGCAGGTCAATTGAGAAAACAGGGTAAAAAAGTATGGGCTATACCTTACGATTATAAAGGAGCATGTTCAATAGCACCAGATGCCTGCCTTGGCGTTCCTTACTTTAACTGGAAACCTGGATATAAACACTTTATAGAAATGGCTAAAAGTGGTCACTGGAAACAGGAATGGCTCTGGATGGGTCCGTACTGGAAGAACATAAACGATACTGAAAAAAGTGCTGTAGGATTTATTCCAGGACCTGCACTGAAGCCTGAAGTCAAAAAAGCTCTTAATGACTTTATAAAAGGACTGGCTTCAGGTAAAATACAACTCTTCAAAGGACCACTTTACTATCAGGATGGTAGTGTGTTCCTTAAATCTGGACAGGTTGCTTCAGAAAAGCAAATATGGTATATGAAACAGCTCCTTAAAGGTATGGAAGGACAGAGTGCAGCAAAATAAGCAGGATAAGGTGTAGAAGTGGAAATCCGCTTTGAGAACGTTCATAAATATTTTGGTTCTGTCCACGCAAACAAGGGAATATCGTTAACCGTAAAATCTGGCACGATTCACGGTATAGTTGGAGAGAACGGAGCCGGCAAAAGCACTCTGATGAAGATGCTTGCCGGCTTCATCTCCAAATCTTCAGGAAAGATATTTGTTGACGGGAAAGAGGTAAACTTTCAATCGCCAGCTGAAGCAACTGAAGCTGGCATAGGGATGCTCTATCAGGAACCTTGTGACTTTCCTGGAATGACCGTTCTTGATAACTTTATAGCCGGCGTCAGCAAGGAATGGAAACTTGATGAAGACAGGTACAGAAAACTTTTAGAAGAAAAGAGCAAAATCCTTGGATTTTCCATAGATCCCGATAAACCTGTAGGTTTATTAACTGTTGGCGAAAGACAGCAGCTTGAAATTGTTAGACTTTTAGCTATCGGAGTAAAAACCCTAATCCTTGACGAACCCACAACTGGTATATCAAAAGAACAGAAGAAGATTTTGTTTGAAGCCCTTAAAAAACTGGCTGCCGAAGGAAAATCGATAATTATCATTTCCCATAAATTAAAAGACATCGAAGCCATCTGTAACCGGGTTACCGTCTTAAGAAATGGAAAAGTCGTTGGTGAAATGGATGCACCTTTTAACAGAGAACGTTTATTAACAATGATGTTTGGAAGTAAACCACCAGAAATAAAAACGGAAAAACTTACGCCTGGAGAGGTTCTTTTAAGTTTCGACAATGTATATGCCCATGGAGGCAGGGCAGGTCTTAAAAGCTGCTCATTCGAAGCAAGAGAAAAAGAAATAATAGGACTTGCCGGTCTTGAAGGCAGTGGACAAGAAGTTTTTCTAAGAGTTGCTGCAGGATTAACAAGACCGTACAGAGGAAAAGTTAAAAGGAACAAAAAATTCTTCAAAAGAAAGTTCCACAAAACAATATTTTTACCGGCTTCAAGGTTGGAAGAAGGATTGTTTCCTTCTCTATCTCTGTTAGAACATTACGGTATAGCCTTCTTTAAAAAATATTTCATAATTCCCTGGAATGAAGTTAGTAAAAAAGGAAAAGAACTTATCAAAAAATTCCGAATCAAGGGAAGACTGTTTGACAGAGCTGCTTCTTTATCCGGTGGAAACCAACAAAGACTTTTAATATCCCTTATCGATCCGGAAACAAAATTGCTACTCCTTGAACAACCAACAAGAGGTCTTGACACTGAATCAGCAATATGGGTATGGGAACATTTCAAGGAATTTACAAACAAAGGAGCTACTATTATTTTTAGCTCTCCAGACCTTGATGAAATATTCTCCGTAGCAACAAAAATTCTGGTTTTCTTTAATGGAAAAGTCGTACTTGAAAAGAAGAGAGAAGAAACAACACCTGAAGAGGTAGCTGCAGCAATTGCAGGAAACATCAAAGGGAGTGAGAGATTTGAAGGATAAAATTTTGAAACCCTTAATAAGATGGATCATCGTTGTTGGATCAGTGTTTTTGATAATAACCCTGCTTCTTTACGCTATTAGAGTAAACCCCTTCGAAGTGTATAAGCTTCTGATAGAAGGTTCCCTTGGTTCAAAATATAGAATAGCAAGAGTATTAAATGTATGGATTCCTCTCGTGCTCTGTTCTTGCGGCCTTCTTTACACATTCTCTTTAGGACTCTGGAACATCGGTATAGAAGGACAAATAATGCTTGGAGCGATAGGAACTACCGCCGCTTTCAAATGGTTCTATCCATCTCTCCCAGCCATCTACGTTATGTTTTTGGGACTTCTCTTAGCCATTATTGCTGGTGGATTGTGGGCACTGTTCGCAGGTATTTTGAAAACTAAAGGCGGTGTTAACGAAATTTTTGCAGGACTTGGTCTTAACTTTGTTGCTCAGGGATTAATTCTGTGGCTCATTTTTGGCCCCTGGAAGCGTCCTGGAATTGCATCAATGAGCGGAACGGAACCTTTTGACAGACACCTATGGCTTTCTGTAATAAAAGGATTTAGAGTTTCGCCAGTTGCCCTCAGCATTTCAGTTTTTGTCTTTATTGCAACAGTCATTATTTTCAAATACACAAGATGGGGACTATTCTTTAAAGCCATCGGTGATAATCCAACAGCTGGAACACTTTTTGGCATATCCGTCAATAAATACAGTCTATTTGCAATGTTTCTCGCCGGTGCGTGTGCAGGAATGGCAGGATTTTTCCAGACTGCCGGCGTGTACCACAGACTTATTCCGGCCATATCCAGTAACTACGGTTACCTTGCACTTCTTGTAGTAATGCTTGCCAACTTCAGCTACTGGCCAGTTCCTTTTATCGCATTCTTCTTTGCATGCTTAAACGTGGGTAGCATTCAGCTCCCAATGGTTTTAAACATTGATTCCTCACTAAGCGGAATTATTCAGGGACTTTCCGTCCTTGTCTTCCTATGCGTCTATAATTTTCAAAAATTGAAGGAGAATTCATTAGAATGAGCACAGAGTTTCCAGTCATAGCTGCAACGGTCGTAGGCGGTGCTGCACCCTTAGTCTTTGCCGCTCTTGGCGAAACTATAACGGAAAGAGGCGGCATAATAAATCTTTCTCTTGACGGATCAATACTCTTATCGGCAATGACCGGATTTGCCATAGCTTACAAGACGGGAAGCGTACTATGGGGATTTGTTGTTGCAGGAATAGTAGGCGCCCTAATTGCCGGAATTGTAGCTTCTTCAACACTCTTCCTGAGAGTTTCTCAAGTAGCAGTAGGATTTGTCCTTGCCCTAATGTGTAGAGATCTCGCATACTTCCTTGGAAATCCTTACAGCAGAATCCAAGGTCCTCAACTTTCTTACATGCCCATTCCCCTTCTTGAAAAAATTCCCGTAATAGGAAAAATCTTCTTCCAGCAGAACATAATGGTTTATGCCAGTTATATTCTAATATTCGCCGTCTGGTTTTTCCTATACAAAACACGATGGGGATTAATGTTAAGATGTGCAGGCGAAAATCCTGAAGCAGCTTATATTAGGGGTATTCCAGTCGAAAAGCTAAAGTTCTGGTTCACCGTTCTTGGAGGTTTCTTGGTCGGAATTTCCGGCGCTTTATATTCCTTATCTGTAAAGCCAGGATGGGGAAGACCTCAAGGTGCTGAAGGCATAGGATGGATTGCTCTGGCAATTGTCATTTTCGGCGGATGGGAACCTATAAAGGTAGCCCTGGGGGCTTACCTCTTCAGTTTTCTCCAGGTTGCCGGTATTCTGCTCCAGGATAAGTTTCCTTCTGTACCTGCTCAGGTTTTTCAAGTTGCACCGTTTCCTCTTATGATCTTCACTCTCCTGTTCATCAACTACTTTAACAGAAAAGAAATTCAGGAAAAAGCTTTAACAAACCCCGTATTAAGAATTCTTTCGAAGATACTAAAAGCAAATCCTCCAGCATCCTTAGGAAAGGTATTCTACAGAAATTAAACCTTTTTAACTTTATAGAGCAAATAGAGTTGAATTCCTGCATTTAAGATGAATAATAAGCAAAAAGATTGAACAAGACTTGCGTAAGCTTCATCCCTTTCTTTCTCTTTTTTTCAAGCTCTAACTGCTTTTTATAACAATCTACAAGCTCTGGACTTGCAGAAGATTTCTCTAATCGCTCTATCTTCTCTTCAGCCTGAGCAGGAATTTTTATCGGCAGGTATTTTGCTATTATCGTTAAAAGTCCCGTGGCTATCAGTCCCAATTCATATCTTTTTTCCATTTCAAATTATCCCTTTGGTTGAA from Desulfurobacterium sp. TC5-1 harbors:
- a CDS encoding ferredoxin family protein — its product is MKDLLGREIKDLSEELWWGVKRKEIEWYPEIDYQKCIGCGICFITCAGKKVFDWDIEKNRPIVSRPYNCMVGCTTCKTLCPVDAISFPDKNYIRKLVKELNLLQKAKEKITKAISTQK
- a CDS encoding BMP family ABC transporter substrate-binding protein, which produces MKKFLNAFFLCLFSLFFAVSAQAKDFIFGVLLVGPYNDHGWSQAHYEAAKEVEKELKGVKMIYIDKVNPADRPGVTIPELVDDLVDKGAKLIIANSDDMKDGIREAALEHPDIYFVHISGDDALTGKAPKNLSNLMGKMIYGKMMAGFVAAMTTRTGKIGYLGPLINDETRRLAVSAYLGARYAWVNVLHRDPSKLHFKVNWIGFWFNIPGVTADPTQVSQNFYDNGYDVVISGIDTTEALVVAGQLRKQGKKVWAIPYDYKGACSIAPDACLGVPYFNWKPGYKHFIEMAKSGHWKQEWLWMGPYWKNINDTEKSAVGFIPGPALKPEVKKALNDFIKGLASGKIQLFKGPLYYQDGSVFLKSGQVASEKQIWYMKQLLKGMEGQSAAK
- a CDS encoding ATP-binding cassette domain-containing protein; protein product: MEIRFENVHKYFGSVHANKGISLTVKSGTIHGIVGENGAGKSTLMKMLAGFISKSSGKIFVDGKEVNFQSPAEATEAGIGMLYQEPCDFPGMTVLDNFIAGVSKEWKLDEDRYRKLLEEKSKILGFSIDPDKPVGLLTVGERQQLEIVRLLAIGVKTLILDEPTTGISKEQKKILFEALKKLAAEGKSIIIISHKLKDIEAICNRVTVLRNGKVVGEMDAPFNRERLLTMMFGSKPPEIKTEKLTPGEVLLSFDNVYAHGGRAGLKSCSFEAREKEIIGLAGLEGSGQEVFLRVAAGLTRPYRGKVKRNKKFFKRKFHKTIFLPASRLEEGLFPSLSLLEHYGIAFFKKYFIIPWNEVSKKGKELIKKFRIKGRLFDRAASLSGGNQQRLLISLIDPETKLLLLEQPTRGLDTESAIWVWEHFKEFTNKGATIIFSSPDLDEIFSVATKILVFFNGKVVLEKKREETTPEEVAAAIAGNIKGSERFEG
- a CDS encoding ABC transporter permease; its protein translation is MKDKILKPLIRWIIVVGSVFLIITLLLYAIRVNPFEVYKLLIEGSLGSKYRIARVLNVWIPLVLCSCGLLYTFSLGLWNIGIEGQIMLGAIGTTAAFKWFYPSLPAIYVMFLGLLLAIIAGGLWALFAGILKTKGGVNEIFAGLGLNFVAQGLILWLIFGPWKRPGIASMSGTEPFDRHLWLSVIKGFRVSPVALSISVFVFIATVIIFKYTRWGLFFKAIGDNPTAGTLFGISVNKYSLFAMFLAGACAGMAGFFQTAGVYHRLIPAISSNYGYLALLVVMLANFSYWPVPFIAFFFACLNVGSIQLPMVLNIDSSLSGIIQGLSVLVFLCVYNFQKLKENSLE
- a CDS encoding ABC transporter permease, coding for MSTEFPVIAATVVGGAAPLVFAALGETITERGGIINLSLDGSILLSAMTGFAIAYKTGSVLWGFVVAGIVGALIAGIVASSTLFLRVSQVAVGFVLALMCRDLAYFLGNPYSRIQGPQLSYMPIPLLEKIPVIGKIFFQQNIMVYASYILIFAVWFFLYKTRWGLMLRCAGENPEAAYIRGIPVEKLKFWFTVLGGFLVGISGALYSLSVKPGWGRPQGAEGIGWIALAIVIFGGWEPIKVALGAYLFSFLQVAGILLQDKFPSVPAQVFQVAPFPLMIFTLLFINYFNRKEIQEKALTNPVLRILSKILKANPPASLGKVFYRN